Part of the Nitrospirota bacterium genome, CATCGGAGGACGGATCCGCACGGTTCCCGAGGACTTCTGCGTGGAGGAGCGGCCCCTCTATCTGCCCTGCGGCGAGGGCGAGCACCTCTACCTCCGCGTCACCAAGCGCGGGCTGCCCACGCCCCAGATGGTCACCCGCTTCGCCTCGACGCTGGGGGTGAAGGCCCGCTGCATCGGCGTCGCCGGGCTCAAGGACGCCAACGCCGTCACGACCCAAATGGTGTCGGTGCAAGGGGCTGGTGAGGCGTCGCTCTCCCGGCTCCGCGCCGACCCTCACATCCTCTCCCTCGAGGTGCTCGGGCGGCACCGGAACCGGCTGCGAACCGGCCACCATGCCGGGAACTCCTTTCGCCTGGTGGTGCGGGGCGTCCACCAGGGCGCCCGGGCGTCGGTCCCGCTGATCTTGGAGGATCTCGCCCGTCGCGGGGTGCCGAACTTCTTCGGGCCGCAACGGCAGGGGCGGGAAGGCCTGAACCATCAAATCGGCGCGGCGTTGCTCCGCGACGAAGCCCGGCGGGCCCGGATGCCGAGGTCCAAGCGCCTCTGGTACATGCACGCCTACCAGTCGGTGCTCTTCAACGACATCCTGGCCCGGCGCATCCAGGGGATCGACCGGCTATTGGCCGGGGACTGGGCGATGAAGCACGCGAACGGCGCCTGTTTCCTCGTGGAGCAGCCGGACGTGGAGCAGCTGAGGGCGGCCGCCTTCGAGATCAGCCCCACCGGCCCGCTGTTCGGCTCGCGGGCCCCCTGGGCGACGGGAGAGCCGGGGACGATCGAACGAGCCGCGGCTGCGGAGCTGGACGCGACGCCGGAGTCGCTCACCGAGGCCGCGGCCTCCTGCGGCTTCCGGGGGGAGCGACGGCCCCTGCGCGTTCCGTTGCGGGACCTGGACTGGTCGCTCGATGGCGAGATTCTGACCCTCTCCTTCACCCTGCCTCCAGGCGGCTATGCGACCAGCGTGCTCCGCGAGTTGATGAAGACCGGGGAACTGGACGGGGTCCGGCCGCAGGGCCGGCCTGCCGCATGATAAAATGAAGGGCGAGCGAGGGCGCCATGGCTTCCGCACACGAGACGGTCATCCTCCGCGGCCACATCATTGACTCGCTGATCCTGGCCAAGGTGCTCGACACCATCCTCATGATGGGTGGGACCTTCGACCTCGAGGAGGTCCGAATCGGCGCCACGCGGGGCGAGCCCTCCTTTGCCCGGATCGTCGTCCGGGCCTCGTCGGCCCGGTTGCTGGAAGAGATCCTCGAAGCGATCCAGCCCCACGGGGCTTCGGTCGAGCGGGAGTCGGACTGCGCGATCGAGCCAGCCCCGGCCGACGGGATCCTGCCCGAGTCCTTCTACCCCACGACCCATCTCCCGACCCAGGTCCGCCTGAAGGGCGAATGGATCGACGTGGAGCGGATCGAGATGGACCTCGCGATCCGCGTGGACGCCGGGCTTGCCGCGGCCCGGGCCGTGCCGATGGGGGAGGTGCGCAAGGGCGACCTGGTCGTCACCGGACGCGAGGGCATTCGGGTCCTCCCGCTGGAGCGGCCCATGGAGCGGGACGTCTTCGGGTTCATGGAGGCGCAGGTCTCGGCGGAGCGGCCCCACGGCCACATCATTGCCGACATCGCCCGCCGCATGCAGAGCCTGCGGGAGGATCGGGGGGCGGGGAAGCCGATCGGCAAGGTCCTGCTGGCCGGCGGTCCCGCCATCGTTCATGCGGGCGGCCGGGAGGCCCTGGCCTGGCTGATCGAGTCCGGCTTCATCCACGTCCTCTTCGCCGGCAACGCGCTGGCGGCCCACGACTTGGAGGCGCACCTGTTCGGAACCTCCCTGGGGTACCGGCTGGCCGCGGGCCGGGCCGTTCCGCACGGCCACGAGCATCACCTGCGCACGATCAACCGCATCCGGGCGATCGGCAGCATCGAGCAGGCGGTCCGGTCCGGCGTCGTCACGGAGGGAATCATGGCGGCCTGCGTCCGGCGCGGCGTCCACCTGGTGCTGGCCGGCTCGATCCGGGACGACGGGCCGCTGCCCGGGGTCATCACGGACACGGTGGCGGCGCAGCGGGCCATGCGGGCGGCCTTGCCGGGCGTGGGGTTGGCCCTGCTCGTGGCCTCTACGCTCCATGCGGTGGCGACGGGCAATCTGCTGCCGGCCACGGTGCCCACGGTCTGCGTGGACGTGAATCCCTCGGTGCCGACCAAGCTGGCCGACCGGGGCAGCTTCCAGGCCGTCGGTCTCGTCATGGACGCAGCCTCGTTCCTGCGGGAGCTGGCGCGCGAACTGGGGTGGAAGGGATGAGCGGTATGAACATGCGGGTCCTGTCGCTGAACAGCCCCACCGTGCTCACTCCACCCATCCCCCAGTGGGGGCCGTCTGGTTGATCGGATTCGTCAAGCTGGGCCATGCCATATGACATTCGATCGCCGTTCCGCCGCTCTCCCCTTCCGTTGCGCGCGGCGGGGCACCCCGTTCAGCGCCACCCGCATGTTCAGGTTGCGAGGGTGAGCCGAATAGCCATGTGAGCGCGGAGGGCGTCGCTCCTGCGGAGGATCTATGAGCCGGCTGCTGGTCTGCCCGCCCGAGTACTTCCGCATCGACTACGAGATCAACCCCTGGATGCGCGTGTCCAACGTGGTGGACCCGGAGCGGGCCCGCACGCAGTGGTCGGGGTTGATGAAGGTTCTCGCGGAAGAAGTCGGGGCGGCGCTGGAGACGGTGCCGCCGGTGCCGGGTCTGCCGGACATGGTCTTTACGGCCAATGCGGGCGTCGTCTCGGGATGGCTGGCGGTGCCGAGCCGGTTCCGCCACCGGGAGCGGCAGAAGGAGGAGGAGCATTTCACCCGCTGGTTCCGGGCGCACGGCTACGACGTGGTGCTTCTGGACGAGGGGCTCTACTTCGAGGGGGCCGGGGACCTGCTCGGGTTTCCAGACGTCTGGTTCGGCGGGTACCGGCAGCGGAGCGACATCCGCGCCTATGTCCGGCTGAGCGAGCTCTTCGACCGCGAGATCATCCCGTTGGAGCTCGTGGACGGCCGGTTCTACCACCTGGATACCTGCTTCTGTCCCCTGAGCGGGGGCGAGCTGCTCTATTACCCGCCCGCCTTCGACGACTATGCCCGGACCGTCGTGGCCGACCGGATCGAGGAGGCGCGGCGGATCGCCGTGCCCGAGGCGGAGGCGCTCCGGTTCGCCTGCAACGCGGTCTGCGTGGGCAAGCACGTGGTCCTGCCGGCCGGGTGTCCTGACACGGTGGCGCGGTTGGAGGCGAGCGGGTACCGGCCCCATCCCGTGCCGCTGGACGAGTTCATGAAGGCGGGCGGCTCCGCCAAGTGCCTCACGCTGGCCCTCGACTGAATCTGCGACGCTCGTTCCTCGTCGCTCGTCACTCGCGGACGCTTCACGCCTCACGGCTTCCGGCGGAACAGCCACGCAGCGTAGAGCCCGGCCACGGCGATCGTGGTCAGCTCGACCGTGAGGAGCAACCGGCTGACGACGCCGGGCTGCGTGCGG contains:
- a CDS encoding tRNA pseudouridine(13) synthase TruD, producing MVERVWPYLTESVPGIGGRIRTVPEDFCVEERPLYLPCGEGEHLYLRVTKRGLPTPQMVTRFASTLGVKARCIGVAGLKDANAVTTQMVSVQGAGEASLSRLRADPHILSLEVLGRHRNRLRTGHHAGNSFRLVVRGVHQGARASVPLILEDLARRGVPNFFGPQRQGREGLNHQIGAALLRDEARRARMPRSKRLWYMHAYQSVLFNDILARRIQGIDRLLAGDWAMKHANGACFLVEQPDVEQLRAAAFEISPTGPLFGSRAPWATGEPGTIERAAAAELDATPESLTEAAASCGFRGERRPLRVPLRDLDWSLDGEILTLSFTLPPGGYATSVLRELMKTGELDGVRPQGRPAA
- a CDS encoding TIGR00300 family protein yields the protein MASAHETVILRGHIIDSLILAKVLDTILMMGGTFDLEEVRIGATRGEPSFARIVVRASSARLLEEILEAIQPHGASVERESDCAIEPAPADGILPESFYPTTHLPTQVRLKGEWIDVERIEMDLAIRVDAGLAAARAVPMGEVRKGDLVVTGREGIRVLPLERPMERDVFGFMEAQVSAERPHGHIIADIARRMQSLREDRGAGKPIGKVLLAGGPAIVHAGGREALAWLIESGFIHVLFAGNALAAHDLEAHLFGTSLGYRLAAGRAVPHGHEHHLRTINRIRAIGSIEQAVRSGVVTEGIMAACVRRGVHLVLAGSIRDDGPLPGVITDTVAAQRAMRAALPGVGLALLVASTLHAVATGNLLPATVPTVCVDVNPSVPTKLADRGSFQAVGLVMDAASFLRELARELGWKG
- a CDS encoding arginine deiminase-related protein, translating into MSRLLVCPPEYFRIDYEINPWMRVSNVVDPERARTQWSGLMKVLAEEVGAALETVPPVPGLPDMVFTANAGVVSGWLAVPSRFRHRERQKEEEHFTRWFRAHGYDVVLLDEGLYFEGAGDLLGFPDVWFGGYRQRSDIRAYVRLSELFDREIIPLELVDGRFYHLDTCFCPLSGGELLYYPPAFDDYARTVVADRIEEARRIAVPEAEALRFACNAVCVGKHVVLPAGCPDTVARLEASGYRPHPVPLDEFMKAGGSAKCLTLALD